From a single Lolium rigidum isolate FL_2022 chromosome 7, APGP_CSIRO_Lrig_0.1, whole genome shotgun sequence genomic region:
- the LOC124672307 gene encoding flavin-containing monooxygenase FMO GS-OX-like 8, giving the protein MVSAGDAEQPLQLQLQSKNVCVVGAGMAGMAAARELRREGHAVTVMEQSADVGGQWLYDPRTDGDDPLGATVPVRVPGSMYACLRLISPREAMGFSDFQFLPRHGVAGRDPRRYPVHQEMYCYLRDFCDAFGLMDAVRLSTRVLRVAEAVPTSSSSTRQWAVRSVHLGDGKEKEEVFDSVVVATGHYSQPKLPRIKGMEEWLRRQMHSHSYRTPDPFRGEVVVMVGCGDSGKDIALDLRRVAKEVHLTAKSTEEAMTPAMSKMLANHANLHLHPQIDQLHADGRVVFADGSSVVADTVMYGTGYTYSFPFLDTGGAVTVDDNRVGPLFEHVFPPSLAPSLSFVGVPRKVLIPWFFEAQGKWIAQVLSGRRALPPEEEMLRSVEEHYRAREAAGVPKKYTHDIGGVEPLKMYEFGEKYCDFPRIENWQRELILSGIAGMNEDMENFRDRTDDSDNVRKGLQRWLGLAAPPQAQDDQNVAGKDIAATQVDAQAMTKLLVN; this is encoded by the coding sequence ATGGTTTCGGCAGGCGACGCCGAGCAGCCACTGCAGCTGCAGCTGCAGTCCAAGAATGTGTGCGTGGTGGGAGCCGGCATGGCTGGCATGGCGGCTGCGCGCGAGCTGCGGCGGGAGGGCCACGCCGTGACGGTCATGGAGCAGAGCGCCGACGTCGGCGGGCAGTGGCTGTACGACCCGAGGACCGACGGCGACGACCCGCTCGGGGCCACGGTGCCGGTGCGCGTGCCCGGCAGCATGTACGCCTGCCTCCGCCTCATCAGTCCACGGGAGGCCATGGGGTTCTCCGACTTCCAGTTCCTGCCAAGGCACGGTGTCGCGGGCCGAGACCCGCGCCGCTATCCCGTCCACCAGGAGATGTACTGCTACCTCCGGGACTTCTGCGACGCGTTCGGGCTCATGGACGCCGTCAGGCTCAGCACCCGTGTCCTGCGCGTTGCCGAGGCCGTGCCGACGTCTTCGTCGTCGACGCGTCAGTGGGCGGTGAGATCCGTGCACCTCGGCGATGGaaaagagaaggaggaggtgTTCGACTCCGTGGTGGTGGCCACCGGGCACTACTCGCAGCCGAAGCTCCCTCGCATCAAAGGCATGGAGGAGTGGCTGCGGAGGCAGATGCACAGCCACTCGTACCGGACGCCGGATCCGTTCCGCGGCGAGGTGGTGGTGATGGTCGGGTGCGGGGACAGCGGCAAGGACATCGCGCTAGACCTGCGCCGCGTCGCCAAGGAGGTGCACCTCACCGCCAAGTCCACGGAGGAGGCAATGACGCCGGCCATGTCCAAGATGCTGGCCAACCACGCCAACCTGCACCTCCACCCGCAGATAGACCAGCTGCACGCCGACGGGCGCGTGGTGTTCGCGGACGGCTCAAGCGTCGTCGCGGACACGGTCATGTACGGCACGGGGTACACCTACTCGTTCCCGTTCCTGGACACGGGCGGCGCGGTGACCGTGGACGACAACCGCGTCGGCCCGCTGTTCGAGCACGTGTTCCCGCCGTCCCTGGCGCCGTCGCTCTCCTTCGTGGGCGTGCCGAGGAAGGTTCTTATTCCGTGGTTCTTCGAGGCGCAGGGAAAGTGGATCGCGCAGGTGCTGTCCGGCCGGCGGGCGCTGCCGCCGGAGGAGGAGATGCTGCGGTCCGTGGAGGAGCATTACCGCGCCAGGGAGGCCGCCGGCGTGCCCAAGAAGTACACCCACGACATCGGCGGCGTGGAACCTCTGAAGATGTACGAGTTCGGGGAGAAGTACTGCGACTTCCCGCGGATCGAGAACTGGCAGAGGGAGCTGATCCTGTCGGGCATCGCGGGTATGAACGAGGACATGGAGAACTTCCGCGACCGAACCGACGACAGCGACAACGTTCGGAAGGGCCTGCAGAGATGGCTCGGCTTAGCTGCTCCACCTCAGGCTCAAGACGATCAAAATGTGGCTGGGAAAGATATAGCTGCTACTCAAGTTGATGCGCAGGCCATGACTAAGCTTCTTGTCAACTGA
- the LOC124675384 gene encoding CSC1-like protein At4g02900 — protein sequence MGSLNDIGVAAGINILSALGFLLAFAVLRIQPINDRVYFPKWYLKGTRSSPRHIGAALSKFVNADVSTYMRFLNWMPAALKMPEPELIEHAGLDSAVYVRIYLLGLKLFVPIAVLAFSVLVPVNWTSGTLEDEKSLSYDQIDKLSISNIGTGSKRFWAHILMAYVFTFWTFYVLYHEYKVITTMRLRFLANQKRRPDQFTVLVRNIPEDSDETVSEHVQHFFAVNHRDHYLSHQVVYNANTLASLVEKKTGLQNWLVYYENQHAKNPEKNPTIKTGLWGLWGEKVEAVEYYRTTIEELCKQEDEEREKVVSDPSAIMPAAFVSFKSQWGAAVCAQTQQTSNPTVWITEWAPEPRDVYWPNLAIPFVSLSVRRLIMTVALFFLTFFFMVPIALVQSLANLDDIERVLPFLKPIIQRNSLRSIIQGFLPGIALKLFLIILPTILMTMSKIEGHISLSGLDRRTASKYFLFLFVNVFLGSVITGTAFQQLDTFIHQSANKIPETIGESIPMKATFFITYIMVDGWSGIAAEVLRLKPLVMFHIKNTFLVRTDQDRDQAMDPGSLDFGSNEPRIQLYFLLGLVYAVVTPILLPFIIVFFSLAYLVFRHQIINVYNQQYESCAQFWPDVHRRIIIALIVSQILLLGLLSTQEAEKSTFALLPLPVLTIWFHYVCKGRFEPAYIKFPLQEAMVKDTLQRATDPTLNLRAYLKDAYVHPVFQGGDMYDLVAMDEEEKDPLLVATKRRSRMNTPVDSRLNSSSGTNEGEFSRLHP from the exons ATGGGTTCCCTCAACGACATTGGTGTTGCTGCTGGGATAAACATATTATCTGCATTGGGTTTCCTTCTTGCGTTTGCGGTTCTGAGGATACAACCTATTAACGATCGGGTTTACTTTCCAAAATGGTACCTCAAAGGGACAAGAAGCAGCCCAAGACATATAGGAGCTGCCTTATCAAAGTTTGTGAATGCCGATGTGTCAACATATATGCGGTTTCTTAATTGGATGCCTGCGGCGCTAAAAATGCCAGAACCTGAGTTAATCGAGCATGCAGGACTAGACTCGGCAGTATATGTTCGCATCTATCTTCTAGG TTTAAAATTATTTGTGCCAATAGCTGTGCTGGCATTCTCGGTCCTAGTTCCAGTCAATTGGACTAGTGGAACTTTAGAAGATGAAAAGAGCCTAAGTTACGATCAAATTGACAAGCTTTCAATATCGAATATTGGAACAGGTTCAAAAAG GTTTTGGGCACACATTTTGATGGCTTATGTATTTACCTTTTGGACGTTTTACGTCTTGTACCATGAGTATAAGGTTATAACAACTATGAGACTGCGCTTTCTTGCCAATCAGAAACGTCGGCCTGATCAATTCACG GTACTTGTGAGAAATATACCAGAGGACTCAGACGAAACAGTTAGTGAGCATgttcagcatttctttgctgtgaaTCATCGTGATCATTATCTCAGCCATCAG GTTGTATACAATGCAAACACCCTTGCCAGTTTAGTTGAGAAGAAGACAGGCTTGCAAAACTGGCTGGTCTACTATGAAAATCAGCACGCTAAAAATCCTGAGAAGAATCCAACTATAAAG ACAGGACTGTGGGGTCTTTGGGGGGAAAAAGTGGAGGCCGTAGAATACTACAGGACAACAATTGAGGAGCTATGTAAACAG GAAGAtgaggagagagagaaagtggTCAGTGATCCTAGTGCTATTATGCCGGCGGCATTTGTGTCTTTCAAAAGTCAGTGGGGGGCTGCTGTTTGTGCACAAACGCAGCAGACAAGTAACCCAACTGTGTGGATAACCGAGTGGGCTCCGGAACCTCGCGATGTTTACTGGCCTAATCTCGCGATACCTTTTGTTTCTCTCTCGGTTAGGAGGCTTATCATGACCGTTGCGCTCTTTTTCCTGACATTTTTCTTCATGGTACCAATTGCATTGGTCCAATCCTTGGCAAATCTAGACGATATTGAGCGGGTGCTTCCTTTCTTGAAACCTATAATACAACG AAATTCTCTGAGGTCAATTATACAAGGTTTCTTGCCAGGAATCGCTTTAAAACTATTCCTTATAATTCTGCCAACAATTCTCATGACCATGAGCAAGATTGAAGGACACATATCACTCTCTGGATTAGACAGGAGGACCGCATCGAAATACTTCCTGTTCCTTTTCGTCAATGTATTCTTGGGGAGTGTAATAACCGGAACAGCGTTCCAACAGCTGGACACTTTTATCCATCAGTCTGCCAACAA GATTCCAGAGACTATTGGAGAATCGATTCCCATGAAAGCAACATTTTTCATCACATACATAATGGTGGATGGATGGTCCGGCATTGCTGCTGAAGTTCTAAGGTTGAAGCCGTTGGTCATGTTCCACATAAAGAACACTTTCTTGGTGAGAACTGATCAAGACCGCGATCAGGCCATGGACCCTGGGAGCCTGGATTTCGGGTCCAATGAACCGCGAATACAACTCTACTTCCTCCTCGGGCTTGTATATGCAGTTGTGACACCAATTCTTCTTCCTTTCATCATAGTCTTCTTCAGCCTTGCCTATCTTGTTTTCAGACACCAG ATCATCAATGTCTATAACCAGCAATACGAGAGTTGTGCGCAGTTCTGGCCAGACGTGCACAGACGAATCATCATTGCGTTAATCGTGTCGCAGATCCTCCTGCTTGGACTGCTGAGCACACAGGAAGCAGAGAAGTCAACTTTcgcccttcttcctcttcctgtcCTGACCATATGGTTCCACTACGTCTGCAAGGGCCGGTTCGAACCGGCGTACATAAAATTCCCCTTGCAG GAAGCCATGGTGAAGGACACCCTGCAACGCGCGACTGACCCGACACTGAACCTTAGAGCGTACCTGAAGGACGCGTACGTGCACCCGGTCTTCCAGGGAGGTGACATGTATGATCTCGTCGCCATGGATGAAGAGGAGAAGGACCCCCTCCTCGTCGCGACGAAGCGGCGGTCTCGGATGAACACGCCGGTGGATAGCAGGCTGAATTCGAGTTCTGGCACGAACGAGGGAGAGTTCAGCCGTCTGCATCCTTAG